The Bacteroidota bacterium genome window below encodes:
- the mutS gene encoding DNA mismatch repair protein MutS, with the protein MSSPLMKQYASVKAKYPDTILLFRMGDFYETFDEDAKTTSKVLGITLTRRGKAGDVGETPLAGFPYHALETYLPKLLKAGLRVAVCEQLEDPKFAKGIVKRDVIEVVTPGVSFSDKILEQKQNNYLACVALPSAIAAANDLIGFSFVDISTGEFYTSEFPFRQLPEILGSIAPAELLVQKRDKESFQELLRTQYKGIYSSLDDWLFQFDYGNEKLLQHFKTQSLKGFGIESMSIGIIAAGGVMHYLNETQKANLAHIQKIVPYSVEDTIVLDPATKRNLEITSSLGGSLDGTLFSVLDKTNTPMGGRLLKRWVNNPLKKIEQIHWRSSGVKFLVDQSSLRTDLQSELSEIGDMERLIARIATSRANPREMLALKRILQSIPKLKKILSQDFPNLKDLENLSTLHEINSKLQPLEELTDAITRAIADDPPMKFDEGGVIREGFNKELDELRSLSFSAKDWIAQLQIKERERTGISSLKIGFNNVFGYFIEITHTHKEKIPNDYIRKQTMTNAERYITPELKEYEDKVLNADEKILAIEIRLFNELRLHASQFAGVIQSNAQQIATLDCLVSLAQAAQENRYTIPEVNESDALIIEEGRHPVIEQLLPIGEQYIPNSVQLDTKEQQILIITGPNMSGKSSYLRQAGLIVLLAHIGSFVPAKRAVIGLTDNIFTRVGASDNITSGESTFLVEMHEAANIVNRATKRSLILLDEVGRGTSTFDGISIAWALTEYLHEQIGARTMFATHYHELNELATLYPRIKNYKVDVREYGDKVVFLHTVTPGTADHSYGIQVAMMAGLPTSLTDRAKKILENLEASQLTPHELKGDGHLGKSKRRMTRVENTPQITMFEMKDDEVRDAIKKIDINAMTPLEALKFLAKVKENLR; encoded by the coding sequence ATGTCCTCCCCCTTAATGAAACAATACGCCTCCGTAAAGGCGAAATATCCGGATACAATCCTGCTTTTTAGGATGGGGGATTTCTATGAGACATTCGATGAAGATGCAAAAACAACTTCGAAAGTATTGGGAATTACACTCACTCGCCGTGGTAAAGCTGGGGACGTAGGAGAAACACCATTAGCAGGATTTCCCTATCACGCGCTCGAAACGTACCTTCCAAAATTACTAAAGGCCGGTTTGCGGGTTGCCGTTTGTGAACAACTGGAAGATCCGAAATTTGCAAAAGGAATTGTGAAGCGTGATGTGATTGAAGTTGTAACGCCGGGAGTATCCTTTTCCGATAAAATTCTTGAACAGAAACAAAATAATTATCTTGCGTGTGTTGCATTGCCAAGCGCTATCGCTGCGGCAAATGATCTTATCGGATTCTCATTCGTCGATATTTCTACGGGAGAGTTTTATACTTCGGAATTTCCATTTCGACAACTTCCGGAGATTCTGGGTTCCATCGCACCCGCAGAATTACTCGTCCAAAAGCGGGACAAAGAATCATTTCAGGAATTGCTTCGTACACAGTATAAAGGAATTTATTCATCGCTTGATGACTGGCTGTTTCAATTTGATTATGGAAATGAGAAACTGCTTCAGCATTTTAAGACTCAGTCCTTAAAAGGATTTGGCATTGAATCGATGAGCATCGGAATTATCGCTGCCGGTGGAGTGATGCATTATTTGAATGAGACACAAAAAGCGAACCTTGCTCATATTCAAAAAATCGTTCCGTATTCTGTTGAAGATACCATTGTTCTCGATCCTGCAACGAAACGAAATCTTGAAATTACCTCATCTCTCGGAGGCTCACTTGACGGAACATTATTCTCTGTGCTTGATAAAACAAACACCCCAATGGGTGGGCGTCTATTAAAACGGTGGGTGAACAATCCATTAAAAAAGATTGAACAGATCCATTGGCGGTCGAGTGGTGTGAAATTTCTTGTGGATCAATCTTCACTTCGTACAGATCTTCAATCAGAACTTTCTGAAATCGGTGATATGGAGAGACTGATTGCACGCATCGCCACAAGCCGCGCGAATCCGCGGGAGATGCTGGCGCTGAAGAGGATTTTGCAAAGCATTCCGAAGTTGAAAAAGATTCTTAGCCAAGATTTTCCAAATCTTAAAGATTTGGAAAATCTTTCCACTCTGCATGAGATTAACTCTAAGCTTCAACCTCTGGAAGAACTGACCGATGCAATCACTCGTGCGATTGCGGACGATCCACCGATGAAATTTGATGAAGGGGGAGTGATCCGTGAAGGATTCAACAAGGAATTAGATGAACTTCGGTCATTGTCATTCTCCGCAAAAGATTGGATTGCACAGCTCCAGATAAAAGAGCGGGAACGGACAGGAATTTCATCGTTGAAGATTGGATTCAATAATGTATTCGGATATTTTATTGAGATCACCCATACACATAAAGAAAAAATCCCGAATGATTACATCCGCAAGCAGACGATGACGAATGCGGAGCGGTATATTACTCCCGAGCTGAAAGAGTACGAAGACAAAGTGCTGAATGCGGATGAAAAAATTCTTGCGATTGAAATAAGATTATTTAATGAACTGAGATTACATGCATCGCAATTTGCCGGTGTGATTCAATCCAATGCACAGCAGATTGCAACGCTTGATTGCCTTGTTTCTTTAGCGCAGGCTGCACAAGAGAATAGATATACTATACCGGAGGTGAACGAAAGTGATGCGCTTATTATAGAAGAGGGACGGCATCCGGTAATTGAACAATTGCTTCCAATTGGTGAGCAGTATATTCCGAATTCCGTGCAGTTGGATACGAAAGAGCAGCAAATCCTGATTATCACCGGACCAAACATGAGCGGTAAGTCGTCCTACTTGCGTCAGGCGGGATTGATCGTCCTCCTCGCTCATATCGGAAGTTTTGTTCCGGCAAAACGGGCTGTTATTGGATTAACAGACAATATCTTCACCAGGGTCGGAGCGAGCGATAACATCACCAGCGGGGAAAGTACGTTTTTAGTGGAGATGCATGAAGCGGCCAACATTGTCAATCGTGCAACAAAGCGGAGTCTGATATTATTGGATGAGGTTGGCAGGGGAACCAGCACATTTGACGGAATTTCCATTGCTTGGGCATTGACGGAATATTTGCATGAACAGATCGGTGCCCGCACAATGTTTGCGACGCATTACCACGAATTGAACGAGCTTGCGACTCTTTATCCTAGAATTAAAAACTACAAAGTTGATGTAAGAGAATATGGTGATAAAGTGGTATTCCTCCACACGGTTACACCGGGAACCGCCGACCATTCGTATGGTATTCAGGTTGCGATGATGGCCGGACTTCCCACATCGTTGACCGATCGCGCAAAAAAGATTCTGGAAAATCTCGAAGCGTCGCAATTGACTCCGCATGAATTGAAAGGTGACGGTCATCTCGGTAAATCTAAACGTCGTATGACGAGAGTGGAGAACACCCCGCAGATCACCATGTTTGAGATGAAAGATGACGAGGTGCGCGATGCGATAAAAAAAATCGACATCAATGCTATGACGCCATTGGAAGCGCTGAAATTTTTGGCAAAAGTGAAGGAGAATTTGAGATAA
- a CDS encoding ABC transporter ATP-binding protein codes for MHDIILRTTNLGKHYKNRWAAQEINLEVHRGDVFGFLGPNGAGKSTSIRMILSLIKPTTGTVELFGHDLFQERELALKNVAGIVEKPDFYLYLSAYRNMQIAGSLTLGKTPDDKKIMETLDMVGLAERAEDNVKTYSHGMKQRLGIAQALLCDPQLVMLDEPTNGLDPQGMKEVRELIVRLTEERGITVFLSSHLLNEVEQVATRMAIINKGKMIVQGSVEELLKANAHKTLFNVEPVKKSLALLGKIKNVSEVSLTEDGIIAKIDPKHVPVVINELVKAKCKIFSVQPKHSLEEYFLDVTQES; via the coding sequence ATGCACGACATCATCCTCCGCACAACCAATCTCGGTAAACATTACAAGAATCGATGGGCAGCTCAAGAAATTAATCTTGAAGTGCATCGCGGTGATGTATTCGGTTTTCTCGGTCCAAACGGCGCGGGAAAAAGCACCTCTATCCGAATGATCCTTTCCTTAATCAAACCTACGACCGGAACGGTGGAACTGTTCGGACACGATCTTTTTCAAGAACGGGAACTAGCGCTTAAAAATGTTGCCGGTATTGTTGAAAAACCGGACTTCTATCTCTATCTCTCCGCATATCGTAATATGCAAATCGCCGGTTCCCTTACCCTTGGAAAAACTCCTGATGATAAAAAAATTATGGAAACGCTCGATATGGTTGGGCTTGCCGAACGTGCAGAGGATAACGTAAAAACATACTCGCATGGGATGAAGCAGCGGCTCGGAATTGCTCAAGCACTTCTATGCGATCCGCAATTAGTGATGCTGGATGAACCAACAAATGGACTCGATCCGCAGGGGATGAAAGAAGTACGGGAATTAATTGTGCGTCTTACAGAAGAAAGAGGCATCACCGTTTTTCTTTCATCACATCTTTTAAATGAAGTTGAACAAGTTGCAACACGCATGGCTATTATCAACAAAGGAAAAATGATCGTTCAAGGAAGTGTTGAAGAACTTTTGAAAGCAAATGCCCATAAAACATTATTCAACGTAGAACCGGTAAAAAAATCTCTCGCACTCCTTGGAAAAATAAAGAATGTTTCTGAAGTATCGTTGACAGAAGATGGAATCATCGCTAAGATTGATCCAAAGCATGTGCCTGTTGTTATCAATGAATTGGTAAAAGCGAAATGCAAGATCTTTTCTGTTCAACCAAAACACAGCCTGGAAGAATATTTTTTGGATGTAACTCAGGAAAGTTAA
- a CDS encoding CsgG/HfaB family protein: MKQLTVFLSLILLVSLTDAQLKKRVAIATFEDKTGSGYAHIGSGVADMLTTALVKSGKFTVIERQELEKVLNEQKLGESGLVTAETAPKVGKLLGVELIVVGSVSEFGTKENQVSGGLSFISGGIKRKTSRAVVDVRLVNTVTGEIVAAESKEGEESSTGIAFDYEGIDFNNMDSWDDTDIGKACRKAVDGVVELITENMGKIPFTGKILKMNSDGTLLMKPGSEGNVKVGMEFDVFRVGEPIKDPDTGLDLGAEETKIGHVKVIEDALKGKAAKAKITDGKDIQATDILREPN, translated from the coding sequence ATGAAACAGCTCACAGTGTTTCTTAGTTTAATACTGCTCGTCTCATTGACAGACGCACAACTGAAAAAACGCGTTGCTATTGCAACATTTGAAGATAAAACCGGCTCAGGCTATGCTCACATCGGCTCCGGCGTTGCCGATATGCTGACAACCGCATTGGTAAAATCTGGTAAGTTTACAGTAATTGAGAGGCAGGAATTAGAAAAAGTTCTGAATGAACAGAAATTGGGAGAAAGCGGTCTTGTCACCGCAGAAACCGCTCCAAAGGTCGGAAAACTTCTCGGGGTTGAATTGATTGTTGTTGGATCTGTGTCGGAATTTGGGACAAAAGAGAATCAGGTTTCCGGCGGATTGTCGTTTATCAGCGGCGGTATCAAACGCAAAACGTCACGTGCAGTGGTTGATGTCCGTCTTGTGAACACAGTTACCGGAGAAATTGTCGCTGCTGAATCGAAAGAAGGAGAAGAATCCTCTACCGGTATTGCTTTCGATTATGAAGGAATTGATTTCAATAATATGGACAGCTGGGACGACACCGATATCGGAAAAGCGTGCCGTAAAGCTGTTGATGGAGTTGTGGAATTGATCACGGAAAACATGGGAAAAATTCCGTTCACTGGAAAAATCTTAAAAATGAACAGCGATGGAACATTATTAATGAAACCGGGATCGGAAGGAAACGTAAAGGTCGGGATGGAATTTGACGTGTTCCGCGTCGGCGAACCGATCAAAGATCCCGATACGGGACTTGACCTTGGCGCTGAAGAAACAAAAATCGGACATGTAAAAGTGATTGAAGATGCATTAAAAGGAAAAGCAGCCAAAGCAAAAATCACTGATGGAAAAGATATTCAGGCAACAGATATTTTGCGTGAACCAAACTAA
- a CDS encoding zf-HC2 domain-containing protein produces the protein MNCQEHQEQISQFLDNELPQDALQPMFQHLAACGACREFFFTAKSIHDTARQLEYTPVPELLDQKLGVLDMTSRPLLERRFIISIPTAMLSMIAVFLFGAAVLLSFDSLSSEQQTQQSQMISQFPLPNTLQYSRN, from the coding sequence ATGAATTGCCAAGAACATCAAGAACAGATCAGTCAATTTTTAGACAATGAACTTCCGCAGGATGCGTTGCAGCCAATGTTCCAGCATTTAGCAGCATGTGGAGCATGCAGAGAATTTTTCTTCACTGCAAAATCGATCCACGATACTGCTCGACAATTAGAATATACTCCGGTGCCGGAACTGCTCGATCAGAAACTTGGCGTCTTGGATATGACATCACGTCCGCTGCTGGAACGGCGGTTTATCATTTCCATCCCAACGGCGATGCTATCGATGATTGCAGTGTTTCTTTTTGGAGCGGCGGTGCTGTTGTCTTTCGATTCGTTATCAAGTGAACAACAGACGCAGCAATCACAGATGATCAGTCAATTTCCGCTACCCAATACACTTCAATACTCACGAAATTAA
- a CDS encoding ABC transporter permease: MLNLIYWELFKTYAKWRTYIGFIAVGVLIPLIMWIMWIEGGKFIQYQLRSLQSDFLITGNLFNGWVIAQIIMNGLWVHVPALIALVAGDQLSGEATAGTFRLTLIRPVSRTKILNAKYIATLLYTASLVILIAALSVGLGVLIFGTGDLIAVDKDGIVILSETDLFAHFLFAYTLSIWSMFVVASLAFFISALVENAIGPIIITMTVIAIFYIITFLPVESVEGIKPWLFTTHMNVWQQALRDPFDWDTIRNSVLVLGAYIVGFWGATLLIFKRKDILS; encoded by the coding sequence ATGCTTAACCTCATCTATTGGGAACTCTTTAAAACTTACGCAAAGTGGCGTACGTATATCGGTTTCATTGCCGTTGGTGTGCTCATCCCATTAATCATGTGGATTATGTGGATTGAAGGTGGAAAATTCATCCAATATCAATTGCGTTCACTTCAGTCAGATTTTCTCATCACCGGAAATTTATTTAACGGCTGGGTAATTGCACAGATAATTATGAACGGCCTTTGGGTTCATGTCCCCGCACTTATCGCTCTCGTCGCTGGCGATCAGCTTTCGGGAGAAGCCACGGCGGGGACATTTCGGCTTACGCTTATTCGGCCTGTGTCACGCACAAAAATTCTGAATGCAAAATATATTGCGACCCTTCTCTACACTGCATCACTGGTGATTCTTATTGCCGCACTTTCCGTAGGACTCGGTGTATTGATTTTCGGGACAGGAGATCTTATTGCAGTAGATAAAGATGGCATCGTTATCTTATCCGAAACAGATTTGTTCGCTCATTTTCTTTTTGCCTATACCCTCTCCATATGGTCAATGTTTGTTGTCGCTTCACTCGCATTTTTTATCTCAGCATTGGTCGAAAATGCCATTGGTCCCATCATCATCACCATGACGGTCATTGCCATTTTTTATATCATCACGTTTCTTCCTGTTGAATCGGTAGAGGGAATAAAACCGTGGCTATTTACAACGCATATGAATGTATGGCAGCAAGCCCTCCGCGATCCGTTTGATTGGGATACGATCAGAAACTCCGTGCTTGTTCTTGGTGCATATATTGTCGGTTTTTGGGGAGCAACATTATTAATCTTCAAACGCAAAGATATTTTATCATAA
- a CDS encoding sigma-70 family RNA polymerase sigma factor — MGPVNSLSISDEELVIRLKNGEIGAGAVLYSRHKNGIYSFCLRMLTDEDAAKDASQETFLKMITKIHSIEKGIACKSWLFSVARNEVLMVIRRKNTILMEQFDDETIVFDHSTPLSISIQMETKEKIEKAIQQLKPAYREAYLLREIEGMTYNEIAQLTSTTVSAVKTKLYKSRVALNEMLKPFF; from the coding sequence ATGGGACCAGTGAATTCGCTTTCAATTTCGGACGAAGAATTAGTGATACGATTAAAGAACGGAGAGATCGGTGCCGGTGCCGTGCTCTATTCCCGTCATAAGAATGGGATCTATTCATTCTGTCTGCGAATGTTAACGGATGAGGATGCTGCAAAAGATGCGTCGCAGGAAACATTCTTGAAGATGATCACCAAAATCCACTCCATAGAAAAAGGAATTGCTTGTAAGTCGTGGCTATTTTCTGTTGCACGGAATGAAGTGTTGATGGTTATCCGAAGAAAGAACACTATTTTGATGGAACAATTTGATGATGAAACAATAGTTTTTGATCATTCCACACCGTTAAGCATTTCCATTCAGATGGAAACAAAGGAAAAAATTGAGAAGGCAATTCAACAATTAAAACCGGCATACCGGGAAGCATATCTCCTCCGCGAGATTGAGGGGATGACCTACAATGAAATTGCGCAATTGACTTCGACGACGGTTAGTGCCGTAAAAACGAAACTCTACAAATCGCGCGTAGCGTTGAACGAAATGCTTAAACCATTTTTTTAG